In a genomic window of Brassica rapa cultivar Chiifu-401-42 chromosome A10, CAAS_Brap_v3.01, whole genome shotgun sequence:
- the LOC103847059 gene encoding probable pectinesterase 49, whose product MGYIFLTMIAFLVIFALPAVVADDITPIPEDKAQVEAWFKANVQPYSARRGTLDPVLDAAEASPQIINVNQEGGGDFKTINEAIKSIPIGNTKRVIIKLAPGVYHEKVTVDVGRPFVTLMGKPGAETNLTFDGTASKFGTMESATLIIWAKYFVAANLHVKNTAPMPKAGTQGQALAMRINGDKAAFYNCRFYGFQDTLCDDIGNHFFKDCYIEGTYDFIFGRGASLYLNTQLHAVGDGLRVITAHNRQSENQQNGYSFVHCKITGVGTGIYLGRAWMSHPKVVYAYTEMSSVVNPTGWQENRNRENDKTVFYGEYMCTGPGSHKEKRVAHTQDIDKNEANGFLTLGYIKGSLWLLPPPAY is encoded by the exons atgGGTTACATTTTTCTTACCATGATTGCCTTTCTTGTTATTTTCGCCTTACCGGCGGTTGTAGCCGACGATATAACTCCGATTCCAGAAGACAAAGCCCAAGTCGAGGCATGGTTCAAGGCCAACGTTCAACCCTATTCAGCAAGACGAGGCACACTCGACCCCGTCCTGGATGCAGCTGAAGCATCACCACAGATCATCAAC GTGAATCAAGAAGGAGGTGGCGATTTTAAGACAATTAATGAAGCGATCAAGAGCATTCCGATAGGGAACACAAAGCGGGTTATCATCAAGTTGGCTCCTGGTGTATACCATGAGAAAGTCACAGTCGACGTAGGTCGACCATTCGTTACATTGATGGGTAAACCTGGTGCAGAAACGAACTTGACCTTCGACGGGACGGCCTCTAAATTCGGAACCATGGAGAGTGCGACACTTATCATCTGGGCCAAATATTTTGTGGCAGCCAACTTACACGTTAAA AATACTGCTCCAATGCCGAAAGCAGGAACACAAGGACAAGCGCTCGCTATGAGGATTAACGGCGATAAAGCGGCTTTCTACAACTGCAGATTCTATGGTTTTCAAGACACTCTTTGTGATGATATAGGCAACCATTTCTTCAAGGACTGTTACATCGAGGGAACCTATGATTTTATCTTCGGAAGAGGAGCTTCCTTGTACTTG AACACGCAATTGCACGCTGTTGGAGATGGATTAAGAGTGATCACAGCACACAATCGACAGAGTGAAAACCAGCAGAATGGCTATTCATTCGTGCATTGCAAGATTACTGGAGTTGGAACGGGGATCTATTTGGGTAGGGCATGGATGAGCCACCCTAAGGTCGTGTATGCCTACACTGAGATGTCCAGTGTCGTCAACCCAACCGGATGGCAAGAGAACAGGAACCGCGAGAATGACAA GACGGTGTTCTATGGAGAATACATGTGCACGGGACCAGGATCACACAAAGAGAAAAGAGTGGCCCACACACAAGACATCGACAAAAACGAAGCTAACGGTTTCCTTACCCTCGGCTACATCAAAGGCTCCTTGTGGCTCCTCCCTCCTCCCGCTTACTAA
- the LOC103847061 gene encoding pectinesterase PPME1, whose amino-acid sequence MGYTNVSILLALVVVFVTPTVLADDATPIPEAKVQVEQWFEANVAPLPARKGLDPALVAAEAEPRTITVDPKGGEFKTLMDAIKSVPAANTKRVIIKIAPGEYREKVTIDRNKPFITLMGDPKAMPVITFDGTAAKYGTVDSASLIILSDYFMAVNIVVKNTAPAPDGKMKGAQALSMRISGNMAAFYNCKFYGFQDTICDDTGNHFFKDCYVEGTFDFIFGSGTSLYLGTQLHVVGDGIRVITAHAGKSADEKSGYSFVHCKVTGVGEGIYLGRAWMSHPKVVYAYTEMTSVVNPAGWQENKIAAHDKTVFYGEYKCQGEGSQTEKRVPFTQKIDPTVANRFLTLGYIEGSKWLLPPPAVSASI is encoded by the exons atgggATACACAAACGTGTCCATATTATTAGCCCTGGTGGTGGTGTTTGTTACACCGACGGTGTTGGCAGATGATGCAACACCAATTCCAGAGGCCAAAGTCCAAGTGGAGCAGTGGTTCGAAGCCAACGTCGCGCCTTTGCCTGCGCGTAAAGGCTTAGATCCTGCTCTCGTAGCTGCTGAGGCTGAGCCACGTACCATCACC GTGGATCCAAAAGGAGGTGAATTCAAAACACTAATGGACGCAATAAAGAGCGTTCCTGCAGCGAACACAAAGCGTGTGATCATCAAGATAGCTCCTGGCGAATACAGAGAGAAGGTCACCATCGACAGAAACAAACCCTTTATTACATTGATGGGAGATCCCAAGGCCATGCCGGTTATTACTTTCGACGGTACTGCCGCCAAGTATGGAACCGTAGATAGTGCCTCACTCATTATCTTATCCGACTATTTCATGGCTGTCAACATCGTCGTTAAG AATACAGCGCCGGCACCGGATGGTAAAATGAAGGGAGCACAAGCTTTATCTATGAGAATCTCAGGAAACATGGCTGCGTTCTACAACTGTAAATTCTACGGATTCCAAGACACAATCTGTGACGATACCGGAAACCATTTCTTCAAGGATTGTTACGTCGAAGGGACATTCGATTTCATCTTCGGAAGTGGGACCTCTCTTTACTTG GGTACGCAATTGCACGTGGTGGGAGATGGCATTAGAGTGATAACAGCGCATGCGGGAAAGAGCGCAGACGAGAAGAGTGGATACTCTTTCGTGCATTGCAAGGTGACTGGAGTTGGTGAAGGAATCTATTTGGGTAGGGCATGGATGAGCCACCCTAAGGTTGTCTACGCCTACACCGAGATGACCAGCGTCGTCAACCCAGCCGGATGGCAAGAAAACAAGATAGCCGCACATGACAA GACCGTGTTCTATGGAGAGTACAAGTGCCAAGGAGAAGGATCACAGACAGAGAAGAGAGTTCCATTCACACAAAAGATTGACCCTACTGTAGCTAACCGTTTCCTTACCCTCGGCTACATTGAAGGATCCAAGTGGCTTCTCCCACCTCCCGCTGTTTCGGCTTCGATATGA
- the LOC103847064 gene encoding respiratory burst oxidase homolog protein A isoform X1: MQKLGFEDARHYYPSGTEKPYSDQSSATIKNTASTSRYHEEDQPYVEISLDIHDDYVSVYGLKSPDHIGGTGSLLRQGRPGKSNSVLKRVASSFSTELKRVASSSVSSSSARKPPRPPLAKFRRSKSRAEQALKGLKFITKTDGVAGWPGVEKRFHEITENTYGLLHRSRFGECIGINSKDFALALFDALRRRENVSGDSINKNQLQEFWKQITDQDFDSRLRLFFAMVDRDADGKLNEAEVKEIISLSASANELENIRRQADEYAALIMETLDPYHYGYIMIDNLEVLLLQAPVEDIRDGETKNLSKMLSHNLRVSQSRNLGERVYRGVKYLVLDNWKRVWVMALWIGVMSGLFAWKFMQYKKRSAYQVMGVCVCVAKGAAETLKLNMALVLLPVCRNTITWLRTKTILSSVVPFDDSLNFHKVIAIGISVGVAIHATSHLACDFPRLIAANEETYEPMVKYFGVQTKRYMDFVQSVEGVTGIAMVVLMTIAFTLATPWFRRNKLKLPGPLKKITGFNAFWYSHHLFVIVYSLLIVHGYYVYLIKEWSKKTTWMYLMVPVVLYLSERLIRAFRSGIEAVSILKVAVLPGNVLSLQMSRPSNFRYKSGQYMYLNCSEVSSLEWHPFSITSAPGDEYLSVHIRVLGDWTKQLRQLFSEVLYFISPLKVNTRVQLGLSMCFIRLVYDPQVCKPRLPDENRPNRADPRLLDNIPNFPRILIDGPYGAPAQDYKNFEVVLLVGLGIGATPMISIVKDIINNIKGNGDIEEGRNSNRRQSPIHNMVTPPLSPARRSETFRTKRAYFYWVTREQGSFDWFKNVMDEVALTDRNKVIELHNYCTSVYEEGDARSALITMLQSLHHAKHGVDVVSGTRVMSHFARPNWRSVYKRIAVKHPKTRVGVFYCGAAGLVKELRHLALDFSHNTSTKFCFHKENF; the protein is encoded by the exons ATGCAAAAGCTAGGGTTCGAAGACGCGAGACACTACTACCCAAGCGGCACAGAGAAGCCCTACAGCGACCAGTCGTCGGCGACTATCAAGAACACGGCGTCAACGAGCAGATATCACGAGGAAGATCAACCTTACGTGGAGATCTCTCTAGACATCCACGACGACTACGTCTCCGTGTACGGCTTGAAGTCACCTGACCATATAGGAGGCACCGGATCGCTTCTGAGACAAGGCCGTCCGGGGAAGAGCAACTCTGTCCTGAAACGCGTAGCGTCATCGTTTTCGACCGAACTGAAACGAGTTGCTTCCTCCTCCGTCTCTTCTTCCTCGGCGAGAAAGCCTCCGCGCCCGCCTTTGGCTAAGTTCCGGCGCTCGAAGTCTAGAGCAGAGCAAGCGCTCAAGGGTCTCAAGTTCATCACCAAGACCGATGGCGTCGCGGGCTGGCCTGGAGTTGAGAAACGGTTCCATGAGATCACCGAGAACACCTACGGGTTACTACACCGTTCGAGATTCGGTGAATGTATAG GGATTAATTCAAAGGACTTTGCTTTGGCATTGTTCGATGCTTTGAGAAGGAGGGAAAATGTGAGTGGAGATTCTATAAACAAGAATCAGCTTCAAGAGTTTTGGAAGCAGATCACTGATCAGGATTTTGATTCGAGGCTACGACTTTTCTTTGCCAT GGTGGATAGAGATGCGGATGGGAAGTTAAATGAAGCCGAAGTAAAAGAG ATTATAAGTCTAAGTGCTTCTGCAAACGAACTGGAGAATATTCGGAGACAAGCTGATGAATATGCTGCTTTGATTATGGAGACATTAGATCCCTATCATTACGGGTACATCATG ATAGATAATCTCGAGGTGCTACTGCTGCAAGCGCCAGTGGAGGATATAAGAGATGGGGAGACTAAGAACCTGAGCAAGATGCTAAGTCATAACCTCAGAGTATCACAAAGTAGGAATCTCGGGGAGCGTGTTTACAGAGGGGTGAAGTATCTCGTGTTGGATAATTGGAAGAGAGTGTGGGTGATGGCTCTATGGATAGGTGTTATGTCCGGGCTGTTCGCGTGGAAGTTCATGCAGTATAAGAAGAGATCCGCTTACCAAGTTATGGGAGTTTGTGTTTGTGTAGCTAAAGGAGCTGCAGAGACTCTTAAACTAAACATGGCTTTGGTTTTGTTACCAGTTTGTAGGAACACCATCACTTGGCTCCGGACCAAAACTATATTAAGTTCTGTTGTTCCCTTTGATGACAGCCTCAATTTTCACAAG GTTATAGCAATAGGAATTTCAGTTGGAGTAGCAATCCATGCCACATCTCACTTAGCCTGCGATTTCCCCAGGCTGATTGCTGCAAATGAAGAGACGTATGAGCCAATGGTTAAGTATTTTGGGGTACAGACAAAGAGATATATGGACTTTGTGCAGTCCGTGGAAGGAGTTACAGGGATTGCAATGGTTGTACTAATGACTATAGCCTTCACATTGGCTACACCATGGTTCAGACGCAATAAGCTCAAGCTTCCTGGACCATTGAAGAAAATAACTGGCTTCAATGCCTTCTGGTACTCTCACCACTTGTTTGTTATCGTCTACTCGCTGCTCATTGTTCACGGATACTATGTTTACCTAATCAAGGAATGGTCCAAGAAAACG ACATGGATGTATTTGATGGTGCCAGTGGTTCTTTACTTGTCTGAAAGGCTGATTCGTGCGTTCAGGTCAGGCATCGAGGCTGTTTCCATACTAAAG GTTGCTGTGTTACCAGGGAATGTCTTGTCGCTTCAAATGTCAAGACCAAGCAACTTCAGATACAAAAGCGGACAATACATGTACCTCAACTGTTCTGAAGTTTCCTCATTAGAAtg GCATCCATTCTCAATTACCTCGGCTCCAGGTGACGAGTACCTCAGTGTCCACATCAGGGTTCTAGGAGACTGGACAAAGCAATTAAGACAACTATTCTCTGAGGTACTTTACTTCATTTCTCCACTAAAAGTAAACACAAGAGTTCAATTGGGTCTAAGTATGTGTTTCATTCGTTTGGTATATGATCCTCAGGTGTGTAAGCCACGCCTTCCTGATGAAAACAGGCCGAACAGAGCTGACCCGAGGCTCCTGGATAACATCCCTAA TTTTCCAAGAATCCTAATTGACGGTCCATACGGAGCACCAGCACAAGACTACAAGAATTTCGAAGTTGTTCTACTCGTGGGTCTAGGAATCGGAGCTACTCCAATGATAAGTATCGTCAAGGACATTATCAATAACATAAAAGGCAACGGAGACATAGAAGAAGGACGAAACAGTAACCGAAGACAGTCACCGATTCACAACATGGTCACACCTCCTCTTTCCCCAGCAAGAAGAAGTGAGACGTTCAGAACGAAGAGAGCATACTTCTACTGGGTCACAAGAGAGCAAGGATCTTTTGACTGGTTCAAGAACGTGATGGACGAAGTGGCCTTAACAGACCGCAACAAGGTTATTGAGCTGCATAATTACTGCACCAGCGTCTACGAAGAAGGAGACGCGAGGTCTGCACTGATCACGATGCTCCAGTCGCTGCACCACGCTAAGCACGGAGTGGACGTTGTCTCAGGTACACGTGTCATGTCCCATTTCGCTAGGCCGAACTGGAGAAGCGTTTACAAAAGGAtcgctgtgaagcatcctaagACTAGAGTCG GTGTGTTTTACTGCGGAGCAGCTGGATTAGTGAAAGAGCTACGACACTTAGCACTGGATTTTTCTCATAATACTTCCACCAAGTTCTGTTTCCATaaagaaaatttctaa
- the LOC103847064 gene encoding respiratory burst oxidase homolog protein A isoform X2 — MQKLGFEDARHYYPSGTEKPYSDQSSATIKNTASTSRYHEEDQPYVEISLDIHDDYVSVYGLKSPDHIGGTGSLLRQGRPGKSNSVLKRVASSFSTELKRVASSSVSSSSARKPPRPPLAKFRRSKSRAEQALKGLKFITKTDGVAGWPGVEKRFHEITENTYGLLHRSRFGECIGINSKDFALALFDALRRRENVSGDSINKNQLQEFWKQITDQDFDSRLRLFFAMVDRDADGKLNEAEVKEIISLSASANELENIRRQADEYAALIMETLDPYHYGYIMIDNLEVLLLQAPVEDIRDGETKNLSKMLSHNLRVSQSRNLGERVYRGVKYLVLDNWKRVWVMALWIGVMSGLFAWKFMQYKKRSAYQVMGVCVCVAKGAAETLKLNMALVLLPVCRNTITWLRTKTILSSVVPFDDSLNFHKVIAIGISVGVAIHATSHLACDFPRLIAANEETYEPMVKYFGVQTKRYMDFVQSVEGVTGIAMVVLMTIAFTLATPWFRRNKLKLPGPLKKITGFNAFWYSHHLFVIVYSLLIVHGYYVYLIKEWSKKTTWMYLMVPVVLYLSERLIRAFRSGIEAVSILKVAVLPGNVLSLQMSRPSNFRYKSGQYMYLNCSEVSSLEWHPFSITSAPGDEYLSVHIRVLGDWTKQLRQLFSEVCKPRLPDENRPNRADPRLLDNIPNFPRILIDGPYGAPAQDYKNFEVVLLVGLGIGATPMISIVKDIINNIKGNGDIEEGRNSNRRQSPIHNMVTPPLSPARRSETFRTKRAYFYWVTREQGSFDWFKNVMDEVALTDRNKVIELHNYCTSVYEEGDARSALITMLQSLHHAKHGVDVVSGTRVMSHFARPNWRSVYKRIAVKHPKTRVGVFYCGAAGLVKELRHLALDFSHNTSTKFCFHKENF; from the exons ATGCAAAAGCTAGGGTTCGAAGACGCGAGACACTACTACCCAAGCGGCACAGAGAAGCCCTACAGCGACCAGTCGTCGGCGACTATCAAGAACACGGCGTCAACGAGCAGATATCACGAGGAAGATCAACCTTACGTGGAGATCTCTCTAGACATCCACGACGACTACGTCTCCGTGTACGGCTTGAAGTCACCTGACCATATAGGAGGCACCGGATCGCTTCTGAGACAAGGCCGTCCGGGGAAGAGCAACTCTGTCCTGAAACGCGTAGCGTCATCGTTTTCGACCGAACTGAAACGAGTTGCTTCCTCCTCCGTCTCTTCTTCCTCGGCGAGAAAGCCTCCGCGCCCGCCTTTGGCTAAGTTCCGGCGCTCGAAGTCTAGAGCAGAGCAAGCGCTCAAGGGTCTCAAGTTCATCACCAAGACCGATGGCGTCGCGGGCTGGCCTGGAGTTGAGAAACGGTTCCATGAGATCACCGAGAACACCTACGGGTTACTACACCGTTCGAGATTCGGTGAATGTATAG GGATTAATTCAAAGGACTTTGCTTTGGCATTGTTCGATGCTTTGAGAAGGAGGGAAAATGTGAGTGGAGATTCTATAAACAAGAATCAGCTTCAAGAGTTTTGGAAGCAGATCACTGATCAGGATTTTGATTCGAGGCTACGACTTTTCTTTGCCAT GGTGGATAGAGATGCGGATGGGAAGTTAAATGAAGCCGAAGTAAAAGAG ATTATAAGTCTAAGTGCTTCTGCAAACGAACTGGAGAATATTCGGAGACAAGCTGATGAATATGCTGCTTTGATTATGGAGACATTAGATCCCTATCATTACGGGTACATCATG ATAGATAATCTCGAGGTGCTACTGCTGCAAGCGCCAGTGGAGGATATAAGAGATGGGGAGACTAAGAACCTGAGCAAGATGCTAAGTCATAACCTCAGAGTATCACAAAGTAGGAATCTCGGGGAGCGTGTTTACAGAGGGGTGAAGTATCTCGTGTTGGATAATTGGAAGAGAGTGTGGGTGATGGCTCTATGGATAGGTGTTATGTCCGGGCTGTTCGCGTGGAAGTTCATGCAGTATAAGAAGAGATCCGCTTACCAAGTTATGGGAGTTTGTGTTTGTGTAGCTAAAGGAGCTGCAGAGACTCTTAAACTAAACATGGCTTTGGTTTTGTTACCAGTTTGTAGGAACACCATCACTTGGCTCCGGACCAAAACTATATTAAGTTCTGTTGTTCCCTTTGATGACAGCCTCAATTTTCACAAG GTTATAGCAATAGGAATTTCAGTTGGAGTAGCAATCCATGCCACATCTCACTTAGCCTGCGATTTCCCCAGGCTGATTGCTGCAAATGAAGAGACGTATGAGCCAATGGTTAAGTATTTTGGGGTACAGACAAAGAGATATATGGACTTTGTGCAGTCCGTGGAAGGAGTTACAGGGATTGCAATGGTTGTACTAATGACTATAGCCTTCACATTGGCTACACCATGGTTCAGACGCAATAAGCTCAAGCTTCCTGGACCATTGAAGAAAATAACTGGCTTCAATGCCTTCTGGTACTCTCACCACTTGTTTGTTATCGTCTACTCGCTGCTCATTGTTCACGGATACTATGTTTACCTAATCAAGGAATGGTCCAAGAAAACG ACATGGATGTATTTGATGGTGCCAGTGGTTCTTTACTTGTCTGAAAGGCTGATTCGTGCGTTCAGGTCAGGCATCGAGGCTGTTTCCATACTAAAG GTTGCTGTGTTACCAGGGAATGTCTTGTCGCTTCAAATGTCAAGACCAAGCAACTTCAGATACAAAAGCGGACAATACATGTACCTCAACTGTTCTGAAGTTTCCTCATTAGAAtg GCATCCATTCTCAATTACCTCGGCTCCAGGTGACGAGTACCTCAGTGTCCACATCAGGGTTCTAGGAGACTGGACAAAGCAATTAAGACAACTATTCTCTGAG GTGTGTAAGCCACGCCTTCCTGATGAAAACAGGCCGAACAGAGCTGACCCGAGGCTCCTGGATAACATCCCTAA TTTTCCAAGAATCCTAATTGACGGTCCATACGGAGCACCAGCACAAGACTACAAGAATTTCGAAGTTGTTCTACTCGTGGGTCTAGGAATCGGAGCTACTCCAATGATAAGTATCGTCAAGGACATTATCAATAACATAAAAGGCAACGGAGACATAGAAGAAGGACGAAACAGTAACCGAAGACAGTCACCGATTCACAACATGGTCACACCTCCTCTTTCCCCAGCAAGAAGAAGTGAGACGTTCAGAACGAAGAGAGCATACTTCTACTGGGTCACAAGAGAGCAAGGATCTTTTGACTGGTTCAAGAACGTGATGGACGAAGTGGCCTTAACAGACCGCAACAAGGTTATTGAGCTGCATAATTACTGCACCAGCGTCTACGAAGAAGGAGACGCGAGGTCTGCACTGATCACGATGCTCCAGTCGCTGCACCACGCTAAGCACGGAGTGGACGTTGTCTCAGGTACACGTGTCATGTCCCATTTCGCTAGGCCGAACTGGAGAAGCGTTTACAAAAGGAtcgctgtgaagcatcctaagACTAGAGTCG GTGTGTTTTACTGCGGAGCAGCTGGATTAGTGAAAGAGCTACGACACTTAGCACTGGATTTTTCTCATAATACTTCCACCAAGTTCTGTTTCCATaaagaaaatttctaa
- the LOC103847063 gene encoding uncharacterized protein LOC103847063, with the protein MVLVCFVLDLRNISPYLIGDLKQSFLNLANLHAVSSPVDSLADRIGLCYIQKDRISGNDQLKFAYTPSGNFCLRDFHHAVNSLPLDAFVPEIDESGAVSCGDLKISSVLCDRAMYSWGGRDIMRKVIVLSSCFPEDMDSEARNTLMAAADKCVSVEFLLLDEKASHLSYTQEKTNRFLRCLSDLDNCSFQTCIPDGKSLRGLENKWLQDLKDDSGESLQAQFIFKRNLVGSVNKIFCNLSAATNQIVDGFKPCQTCRCHGIPVRDSVEITTEKMQCSVTNHDLGMHDVIDSSVKVGERTVLFLPSIDSLQKLHPISSQIDFTVIERTNLTSINEGIIIGRPYIVSPSTCHEAEDSSEEMDQPDLNTQIFQGLCGALYSMDQGLVCSSDCNLDTRQVVEFHCYYILQPSENGPMLLRRLAGSEEVLPISSSVNQFSGSSIPREVEISVKGALLEIESTDYNPLTHNRGFHKKLNLIVKESLQFGALHSNLDDATCEVSSVVSMAQTCIINPPIEEEETRQEIQITDEEDKATASITKEWEQLVVTEVRMKSPSPVLTTPKPNTNRPFLSPNNKQADMKTSMILERLEAPRKMRGKVGSPSIVVTSSQTSPDVSVLSQKKPLIPFQTSQVSNHQTASSSQLMKPSFQRLKRKHK; encoded by the exons ATGGTGCTAGTATGCTTCGTCTTGGATCTGCGTAACATCTCTCCGTATCTGATCGGAGATCTAAAGCAG TCGTTTCTGAATCTCGCCAATCTACACGCCGTTTCGTCTCCGGTAGATTCTCTCGCTGATCGGATTGGTTTGTGTTATATCCAGAAGGATCGGATATCTGGAAACGATCAG TTGAAATTTGCGTACACTCCCAGTGGAAACTTCTGCCTTCGCGACTTCCATCACGCTGTTAACAGCTTGCCTTTAGATGCGTTTGTACCTGAGATCGATGAATCGGGAGCCGTATCTTGCGGAG ATCTTAAGATATCGAGTGTTCTGTGCGATCGAGCTATGTACTCGTGGGGAGGTAGAGACATCATGAGGAAAGTTATCGTACTGAGTTCATGCTTCCCTGAAGATATGGATTCCGAAGCGAGAAACACTCTTATG GCTGCAGCAGATAAATGTGTGTCGGTTGAGTTTCTTTTGCTTGATGAGAAAGCAAGCCATCTGAGCTATACGCAGGAGAAGACTAATAGATTTCTCAGATGTCTCTCGGATCTTGACAATTGTTCATTTCAGACTTGCATCCCTG ATGGAAAATCACTTCGTGGCCTTGAAAATAAATGGCTTCAGGATCTAAAGGATGACAGTGGAGAATCACTGCAGGCCCAATTTATCTTCAAACGTAACCTTGTTGGCTCAGTGAACAAGATCTTCTGCAATCTCAGTGCAGCCACGAATCAGATTGTCGACGGATTTAAACCTTGTCAA ACATGCAGGTGTCATGGAATCCCAGTACGAGATTCAGTGGAAATCACAACAGAGAAGATGCAATGCTCTGTAACCAATCATGATCTTGGAATGCATGATGTTATTGATAGTTCTGTGAAAGTTGGTGAGAGAACTGTTCTGTTTTTGCCTTCAATTGATAGCCTCCAGAAACTTCACCCAATCTCTTCCCAGATTGATTTCACTGTAATTGAGAGGACTAATCTAACTTCTATCAATGAAG GCATAATTATTGGGAGGCCTTACATTGTAAGCCCTTCAACTTGTCATGAAGCGGAAGATTCCTCAGAAGAGATGGATCAACCAGATCTGAACACTCAGA TTTTTCAGGGTCTATGTGGTGCATTATACTCAATGGACCAAGGCTTGGTTTGTTCTTCGGACTGTAATCTGGACACCAGGCAAGTCGTGGAATTTCATTGTTATTACATTCTTCAACCGTCAGAAAACGGTCCAATGCTTCTGAGG AGATTGGCAGGGTCAGAGGAAGTCCTTCCTATTTCCTCCAGTGTCAATCAGTTTTCTGGATCCTCTATTCCTAGAGAAGTCGAAATTTCTGTCAAAGGCGCTTTGTTAGAG ATTGAATCAACAGACTACAATCCTCTGACTCACAACAGAGGCTTCCACAAAAAACTGAACCTCATTGTGAAAGAAAGTCTTCAATTTGG TGCACTACATTCAAACTTGGACGACGCAACATGCGAAGTGAGCTCAGTTGTTTCAATGGCACAGACATGCATAATAAATCCACccatagaagaagaagaaacacgtCAGGAAATCCAGATAACTGATGAAGAAGACAAAGCAACAGCTTCCATTACTAAAGAATGGGAACAACTAGTAGTCACTGAGGTTCGCATGAAGTCTCCTTCTCCGGTTTTGACTACACCCAAACCAAATACAAACCGCCCATTTCTGTCGCCTAACAACAAGCAGGCCGATATGAAAACGTCTATGATATTGGAAAGACTTGAAGCTCCGAGAAAGATGAGAGGGAAAGTTGGATCACCAAGCATAGTTGTCACAAGTAGCCAAACTTCACCGGATGTCTCAGTCTTGTCTCAGAAGAAGCCTCTGATTCCTTTTCAGACAAGTCAGGTTTCAAACCACCAGACTGCTTCATCAAGCCAGCTCATGAAACCCAGCTTTCAGAGGCTGAAACGGAAGCATAAGTGA
- the LOC103847062 gene encoding inositol polyphosphate multikinase alpha gives MHLKAPEHQVAGHIAKDGKPGPLVDDKGRFFKPLQGDSRGEIEVKFYESFSSNTEVPDHIRRYFPVYHGTQAVEGSDGAAMIVLENLLSKYSKPSVMDVKMGSRTWYPEASEEYIQKCLRKDARSTTVSSGFRISGFEVYDHKELSFWKPDRKLLNGIKVDGVRLALRKFVSSNTLSDTSSKPDAAFASSVYGGSNGVLTQLLELKTWFENQTFYHFNSCSILIIYENESIHEDGARAQVKLVDFAHVHDGNGVIDHNFLGGLCSFINFVRDILQSSDESTDN, from the coding sequence ATGCATCTCAAGGCCCCTGAACACCAGGTTGCAGGACACATTGCTAAAGACGGGAAGCCTGGTCCTCTTGTCGACGACAAGGGCAGGTTCTTCAAGCCCCTCCAGGGAGACTCCCGTGGCGAAATCGAGGTGAAGTTCTACGAATCTTTCTCCTCAAACACAGAGGTCCCAGATCACATTCGTAGATACTTCCCTGTCTATCACGGCACTCAAGCCGTTGAAGGCTCTGATGGAGCAGCCATGATTGTCCTGGAGAATCTTCTCTCCAAGTACTCTAAGCCATCGGTGATGGATGTCAAGATGGGTTCAAGAACATGGTACCCTGAAGCATCCGAAGAATACATCCAAAAATGCTTAAGGAAAGACGCTAGGAGCACCACGGTCTCCTCCGGTTTCAGGATCTCTGGCTTCGAGGTGTATGACCACAAGGAGCTGAGTTTCTGGAAGCCGGACAGGAAGCTTCTGAACGGGATCAAAGTCGACGGCGTGAGGCTGGCTCTGCGGAAGTTTGTATCGTCCAACACACTCTCTGACACAAGTTCGAAGCCTGACGCTGCTTTTGCGTCGAGCGTCTACGGAGGTTCCAACGGGGTCTTGACGCAGCTGCTGGAGCTCAAGACCTGGTTTGAGAACCAGACGTTTTACCATTTCAACTCGTGTTCGATTCTGATAATCTATGAGAACGAATCCATACACGAGGATGGTGCTCGAGCACAGGTGAAGCTGGTGGATTTCGCTCATGTTCATGATGGTAATGGCGTCATCGACCATAACTTCTTGGGTGGGCTATGCTCTTTCATCAACTTCGTTCGTGATATTCTTCAGAGCTCAGATGAGTCTACAGATAACTGA